In the genome of Rhopalosiphum padi isolate XX-2018 chromosome 1, ASM2088224v1, whole genome shotgun sequence, the window gtaatattgtatattgtatcatttataTTGTAATCGTATCTACCATATCTATAATTCTAAGTTAATTTAACACTGTATAGGCTAATGACCATAGATGTCAAAgcctttattattaataataaaaaaaaaaaatacacatacaaacaaaataaaaaaaaacatattatgatgttttaaaAAAGCTAAATCATTGTGTTAAGCGCACAAATGTTATATGTAAAGTTGAACAATGCATAAACGTATCCAGGATTCACCCTAATGATGTCACAtggctattttaaatttctcaattattactagagtaatattttttttatcagatttgTCTGAATCATATTAACTAGGATGTCtaaattgtttactttaaataattattcaattagagaaaaaaaatagtgttgaacctattttattttaagttaaatttgaaaacttctataaatcaaaataattaaaaaatatgcatagtGTAATAAAGTGTATACGAGATATAAACACATGGTTTAACATTACATAGTGAAgactttattaaattttaaaacatgatttagtacaaatacaattaaccttaataacagtaatatagttattaaataatacagtaGTTATACCAAATGTTACATTACTTCCCTTCAGTTActaattacacattttaaatatttattattacaaattacaaatttattataaaccaaaattaattaataaattttaacaatctTATAAATCTAAtctgataagttttttttactacttGTTGAAGTCCTACTGGTCTTTTCCTACTGACACTGCCCTCAAGATTTTCCTCTAATTTAGTCCCTATCTTATCATTCTCAAATGTTAGATTAACTTCATCTTCAAAAGCTTCATAAgtttcattgtttattttactgttttcagATGCATGTATATCTTCTTTACCTTGTTGTGGTATGACTCTATCACTCTCACTTATCTCTAATTGCTGTTCTGGGTCCCTATACAATTTTTCAGCCTTAATTAATTGATCCAAATatcttttacaaattataattttctcaaaGATTCTTACTAGATAAATCCTTTTACCCATCACCTCTTCAATAACACTTTTTTACATGCTCTTTTGTTAGGATTTCTATAATTTCTGGTATAACAAATTTCTCCCACTTCAAACTCTACTTcacttttacatttataatacttttctaATTCTTTACTCCTTTCTTCAAAATCAGTCAACAAATCTAATCTGATTCTAACTTTTCTGCTAAATAAAATAGTAGAGACTAGAGGGACATTCTCCTGTAATCCAATGTGCTGTATTTCTATGAGTGAACAAATATCGAATAATCATGGCACTCACTGAATTATTACTACCCTTATTATACTTCATTAGTTTAAGCAGACAAGATTTGAAAGATTTAACAGCCTTTTCCGCCGCACCATTGGTGGAAGGATGAAAAAGGTGGAGAAGTAACTATCTTAATACTGTTACGGTTATAAAactattgattacatttttaattacttttatagtatacttacctatttatttttaaaatacttctaaaacaataacaacagATCAATAAATGgcttaaataatgaaatattcataTGTTTCAGGTAATAAAGTTGATAATTGTCGTGTTCAGGAGAAATTTGAAGCTTCTTTGGCTACTACATCTCATAAGATGGAACATCAAAAGAAAACTCAAAACGTGAAAGCAGTtccaaataacaaaaatgttgatTCAATATtagctgaaaataataattcactgACAAAATTACCCAATTATAGCGATTCAAGAAATGAAACCAACACTAACAAATCAAATCTACTGGGGGCAAATAATGAACGATTTAATATTTCATCACCGCAATCCTCCGAACTTGAAAATGAGGTTATCGATTTAACATTATCTGATGATGATTCAACAGAAATAAGTCCCACTACATCAAATCTATTAGCTGCTGATACTCAACAATTGGATGTTTCATCACAATCACCTTTCAAACttgtattttatgataacgAATTAATTTTACCTGGCGATGATTTGAgaactgaaaataatttttttacatctagtttaatatttgaaaactatgaggataaatcttatttattattaataccatcCTCCGAACTTGTAATTAATGATAACGGATTAATATTACCTGTCGATGAtttgaaaactgaaaataatcCTGCTATATCGATTCTAAAATTTGTAAACTATGAGGGGaagtcttatattttatttgaatcatTCTCCGAACTTGAAACTGATGATAACGAATTAATATTACCTGACGATGATGTGAGAACTGAAAATAACCTTAATTTATCAActctactattattaaataatcagcAATTGGATGTTTCACCACAAACATCACCCAGCATTGAAACTGATGATAACGAATTAATATTATCTGACGATGATTGGAGAACTGAAAATAATTCTACTACATCATCTCTATTTACAAATACTGAAGAAGATGATATTTCACCACAAACATCACCCAGCATTGAAACTGATGATAACGAATTAATATTATCTGACGATGATTGGAGAACTGAAAATAATTCTACTACATCATCTCTATTTACAAATACTGAAGAAGATGATATTTCACCACAAACATCACCCAGCATTGAAACTGATGATAACGAATTAATATTACCTGACGATGATTTGAGAACTGAAAATAATCCTACTACATCAGCTCTATTTGCAAATACTGAAGAAGTTTATATTTCATCACAATCGTCTTCCATACTTGAAATAGATCATAATCAATTAGTATTATCTAACGATGAATATGAATGGAAATGTTATATAGAATGTACAGAGTTTGATAAATTTAAgaacattgtaataaatataaatcgtgACGTTTCCAATACAAAAACGTACGAgaaattggttttaatattagGAGAATTGCTAGATCACATGGCAAATGTAAATCGTAAAGCTCTTTTTCGGTggcatagtaataaaatatataatattaaatttttattcaagaaacttttaaaaaaattaaataagtctaaaaacaatatcatacattttttagtattgttaaataatttatttcgtcGAACTGTTTGTACTGttaatttaccaataataagggtttattatcacttaatggatttttcagaaattattaatatgtgtttgttttataaaaataaagtaaaaatggaATGGCTCCCTAAAGTGtggaataatagtttttatcatAGCCTAATTTTAGttgagaatattttatttaataataatggaaaaacaTATACTCTTATAGATTGGTCAACAGTGCcaaatattaagaaattgattaaaatattattatataaccagAAACGTTTGATGCCTAAACCGAGATTAAGGTACATAGAATATCCtgagtataacaataatttctcgGAACAACATTCATTAAATACAATGGTATCGGATTTAAACAACGAAAGTGAACATCAGGAACATAGCAATAATTCCTCGGAACaacattcattaaataaaatggaATCGGATTCAAACAACGAAAGAGAACATCAGGAATATAGCAATAATTCCTCGGAACaacattcattaaataaaatggaATCAGATTCAAACAACGAAAGAGAACATCAGGAATATAGCAATAATTCCTCGGAACaacattcattaaataaaatggaATCAGATTCAAACAACGAAAGAGAACATCAGGAATATAGCAATAATTCCTCGGACCaacattcattaaataaaacggTATCGGATTCAAATAACGAAAGTGAACATcaggcatataataataattcaggaAAACAACATTCATTAAATACTATGGTATCGGATTTAAATGACAGAAGCGAAGaaccacctaaaaaaaaaatcactatctTAGAGTATTGGAAGAAAAAACTTGCCGCACGACAATTAGCTACAAGTGTTCAAGAGCTTACTGTTGAAAATGAAAGTGTTTCAGATTAACcacataatattgattttgtaagaattgaaaatgaaaatgatcAATCACCACATTGtccagattttaataattttttctacacACGTGaaagtgataaattattgtaatctaAACTAGGTATTTGATGGTTAAAGGGGTTAGATGGGGGACTGTCCCATCAACCTCTGCTGTccaatattatttgttcaaataaACGATGGCGGCGTCGTGGATGTAATGCGTAAGCCGTAAGTGATCCCTACGACTCGTCGAttcaaactgaaaaaaaaagtatttgatggttaacgaatttaaaattaatatttaattttataataaataataggtagtaataactgttaaatacattaaaaactattaactataataactattcaCACGTCATTTATGGAAATTaacgataatagtaataatatattatatacattagcgCTGATGTATGAAATTCcgtaattctataaaattactAGTTATTCTATAGAATTACGGATACCTACTTTCAGTTAATGTATTGAATGAATCcataaataaatacttcaaCTAGTTATTCTACATACTAACTAGATATTTTAGTTAATGTAaactattattgaataaacattttaatcaaattacaaattacaaaaaaatcaaatgccttacattattatataaaatattaatattaatttatttcacgtcaatttattagaataattattaaaatcttaaacaaattacaaaaacaaatctattattacgtatagttataattattaaattattatatttttaaaaattcacaatttatttattagtacagGAACTTTTTGGATGGCATTTAGAATtacaaagtaaattatttttcaaacatatgCACTGTTTTATGGTGCACTTTTGTTGGCATGTGCATTTAAAAAACCCTTGACGCTTGACTACGGTAACAAATCTTGTATGTTATTTAATCCAATCCCGGTCATCtaccttattatataaatttcatacattAGCGAAAACCCAAtcggtattttatatattaactagtaaaacagtgtaatttatatattaacgagtatatttaggaattttatagaataactagttatttaatcaaattacgtattaaatacattaccgctaacatatatacacaatacacgtgTGTATATCTGTGCCTGAGCCCCTACGAGTGTATGCTTAGTAAATTAAGCTACAAATTGGAATGAAATGTTCtcgtataattatgtatatatgcatatatgtagAAGGAAGATTTAATCACCAattcattgattatattaattgtagtttttatttttctataaattataatattttagtcattCTTTAAggaacctaattttttttttattatgtttactttattaataatatacattcttataaaatactagCTGTCCTACCAGGCGTTGCCCGGGCAAAAGTCACCTCAGGTGAAAACCgagattaatttttacattaaattaataatagctgacccggcaaacatatataggtatgtattttttaattgtttaataatgtttgatatttgctaggatactaaaaatatgtctaattacttttttttcaaccCTTTACAActctttttagtattaaaaagtaGCCTATGTCCTTTCTTAGTGTCTAAACTATCTATGTACCAaatttcatttcaattttttataattcttatacTTGATTTATcagattattatgttattatattaattattttgttaattttataaatatatgtcatgttatgttattattaaggcCAACAATTATATGtcctaaaaatttataaaatatgtatgcagttattaaaaaattaaaattataataataattaataaataataagttaaacaaaaacattaatcaaatgataaacatttaaatttttacttgatCTTATTGCATTGAACAATTAATGATTTTGAAGTTTTCAAACAGCATTGGGTGTCGATTGCCTGTTAACAAATTTTTGTAGTGTGAAAAAGAACGTTCTATATCAACGGATGTAATAGGTGCGTATTCATAATACAACAAATCGTTGCTTGTCAAATATTCTTCTGGAATATCTTCTAACATGGATACATCAGCGGATAATACTTTAGAAATTTTCGTaagaaaaccattatttttttaaaaacatcttcacattttttgttaatatcaGTGCCATTTGTACCACTAACTTCACATATTTTACTTAGCGCAGTTTCTATTAGTTTAATGAGTTTTTAAGATCCTAAATATGCTGCAAAAATATGACCTAAAATTGCAAAATTGccataatatgcaaaataaaattttgtgtaCTGCATCTTTAGGTTATGAAACAAATTTCAGTATAAACTAGCTATTTTTTTGACCAACCAATGAAAATATGCTAATGCATACAAGTGTTGGccctagttattatataaatatatttcatattatgtccTTATAAGctgatgaaattaaataatttaaaccaatTTACAAAACACCATGCAAACACAAAAggcatttattagttttatttattattttttttaaagttttgatatatttgatttttattatagtattttttcatatgtaccgtaaaataaatacgaatatgtatttttcaattaccttaaaatattagaatttgtaatctaaatatttaaaggtaATTAAACAATAGACTTACTTTATCACAAAATGCTTTAGAAGACTTAATAATTAGGCAGTTAAAAGAAATATGTAGAttacttttgaaataataaactattttttattttactctctAAACATTGATCTAGAGGTTGAACTTCAAGATCATTGAAAAGCTTAATTCTGTATTTATCTATTGatctaacaaaataaaaataaagtaagtattatttttagtttttacttcaTTTTTGTAATGTGTAAAATTACTTTTGATGTTCAGATATAACAACAGGACAATACAATTTTTCtctaaaaatacacaatatttatattataaatcatattttgtttagttgaataattggttaataaattgttttaaaatttaatagttatacagaGATTTTTCCAGCTGAGATTATTATTAAAGGTTCATCACAATTTCACTGACGTTTTTgaggtgtattatatttttcaagaaaCAAATCATTAGTCTTGTCAGAtgaactttaaaaaatacaatttataatacaaaatgtaaaaaacatttagaacagttttaaatttaaattttttttaaaacttactttAGAGGAATAGCATTAGGTTTTAATACTTTTCTACCATTTTTTCCAGGAGAcatcaaataattatcatttgtaAAGTGCAAAGAACAAACaacaactaaatataattatttcatgtttgaatatttacggtATTCATTTAAGATAttgaagtatatattaattatattataatgttgattaAGAACTACTTGTTCTTACCAGAATTCAAATTGATTGGTTTCTTATTTAAAGTTGTTTGGCCAAATCGTATTTGTTTTTCCCAATAATTCCTTAAAACTGGATCTTTTGATTTGTGATTTGTGGATTTttcattaaactttttttcttacTACCACTATCACATCCAAAAAACTCACAGACTGGCATTTTAcggacaaaaatataaatattaaacttatataacattatatataatgtttaaatgtaaaataacatacatgaattatgtataaacctttaaataaatacaatagataatatattatatctgggAAGGATGGGATGCGCAACCGTTTCAAAACTTGTATTTTTGCTGACATACCTATCTATAAATTTGTCATAACTaatactaaaacattttttttttgcattgactatattttattcgtGATTGGGTCAAAGTGCGGTATCAAGGTTATGTGATATTCTGTAATCAGTCCAATCAGTCCATTCTTAATTGTATTTTAGGCAGTTGTGAGTGTTGTGACTATGTGCTAACACACTTATCTATCTGTGAGACTGTggcctatttatattatttataagttataactaaataaacttCAATTTCTTGATTAACTTATAACTTAGACACTTAGCTCTTaagttaataaacatataattttatgttataactaatattataatatatctgtttgttcaataaaactgtttatcaattttgtaagtaaatacaattttgtgttttaaatttttttgaacaattgactcaaatagaaaaaaaacgttCTAAAGAGTATTTTTAGTATAGACTTTAGATTAATATCCATTCACATTTCCAAAGATGAATAGCGGATTGTAACTAAATGTATTATGGTTTCTGATTCTGAGACCTGGATACTTGAGTTGGTATTTTAAAAGGTATGTCGCGAGCAAAGTGAATAAACATAAAAGTGCCTTCATGAGAGGTTTGAACTTTCGAAGGTTAAAAAGATGGAAATTTGATACATATTAACGaaatgtaaatagtaataattttatcaaacataaaaagtatatgctaaatatataatattaaaaatatattaatattatataaggtgtAATAGATAGAACTGACTTTTGGAAtaacttttattcaaattaatattttcaatttttttttatcattaagagCTAGcgctatatgtatattttttagtattaaaaataaaaaatttaaaatttgattaaaatttttttggataaattcaaaatagccaatttgtgaatctggttataagaacaattttgatGGTAAAAAGATTTATCTAAGTCAagtggtttatattttttttaaatatcaatattttttcgattaaattaatttggaaggtaattatttataaaaatattatttttgagaattttctgacatgagtatatttctcaaattatttactcgtataatattaataatttttgtcataCGTTTAAgtagcatatatatttttatttttattttggtcatGTACTCATGTCTCTGTGACACTCTGTATACCAACACGGCAACACAGTTTATGATAACGAATCTTGTGTTTAACGTTCGATTTGAGTTTAAACGAGAATGTTAAATCTATATCGctcgtattatacttataatataacgtgATGCGttgtaaaagtattattattattataggtccgcgtgtgtatgtgtattaaaatttgataagacaacgttaataataataataataatataatatgactgtaCGAGTACCTActacattttactattaaatggCGGCGGCTAAACCGCTAAACGTACATCAATATTAAACGTTGTACTGTACTCGTACACGGCCGGCGTGGTTACCGTATGGGAGGCAAACTATCGAGTTCGATTGTACGCAGCGTCGGCCGGACAAAGCGATCGAGACCGAAAAAACACGAAGCGACAACAACAACACAATAGTCGTTTATCATTCACTTCACTGTACCGAACGCAGCCGTAATGCCGTATCAGCTGTGAGCGGCGGCGACCTGTGTGTGTGCGGCGTGCGTCGACGCGTCGTACGTAGTTTGTTCATTGTTGTGAAGCGAAAGAGAGCGCCCGTGTGAGCCGCCAGCGTGTGTGTGTTTGGGTGGGGATTCGATAGCGGCGACGACGAACGGCAGTTGCCGCGTCTTGACGACATCCCTTCAGATCGCCACCCCGGTCAGACTGTTATGCTAGAGCTCCAGCCGACTGTTGTCTGATCGCAGTGATCACGGAACGTCTTCTCGTCGTTGGCGACCCGATACGCTGCGGTGTCGTTTtcgtttgtgttttttttttcgatcgaCGGCTCACCGAATTGacgttaactttaaaaaaaaattatatatcttgTTTGGATCTATATGACAACTCGATCACTTAACGTTTGCACCGCTGCCAAGACAATATCGTTACAAttctaattatatatgtatatatgtaatttttttttttgaattttttattttaaacggtttttttttgtttcgatTTCTAATGCCACACCTAACGAAGATGAAGAATTTAGACAACTCGCTCCGCACGTACAATCGACGGGTGATGCTCAGGTAACGTACAATGTGTTTGACGATCATTTTAgagtattgtatttaaatgtttgtttatcGATTGTAAACACCGACAACGGCGATctcgctgccgccgccgccgcgctcGAAATGGTTGTACCGTAGTccgtaatgataataaaaacgtataaacgATAAACGTGAACATTATCTAATATAGACACGTCCGTTACGGACGGCttctttgttattatttgtattacaataattacattttacatattattaaaattttatctaCAGCTGTCGGCAATATTATAGTCGATATCGCCGACTCTTTATTCCTTATCAGTATCTTACAACATATGACGCGCGAGTCGAGAATATTTGGCGGGCttattatactcacagatatataaaacaatatatttgtgattatactataccaatatatattGGTTATTCTGTTTAGATTTTATCTGATTACATTTCCTCCTGTATGTGATTAATGAATGTTATTGTTACAATATACTTTTTGGCGCCTACAGAAATAATATCGGTGTTTGGAATAAATACGTTGTTCAATAGATAGTCtacacttttatatttattaattattataccttttatcatcatataatattattgttgaatcaATTTTTCTACGCACACCATTTGTTCATCGATACGtcgttaaaacattaaattataatataatttataaataatacgtaaacTATTTACATTTCCGGTGTATTTGATGAACATactgataatataatgaatgcGTTTCGTACGTCTATGTCAAATATATCACTCGTTCGGTTAATTTTACTGTAGACTTGATTTGCTGTGTTTAAGCATTTAGTCAATTAAAAATaccgatttatttttatagaaaataattataaaaaacatgttaacAACAGCGCATAAGGATGTCATTAGTGAGGTAATCGTAATCAATTTGTTAATTTCTCGTTTATGTATACCATaaacatagatatattatatacgttcgaCATAATCTgctagatttattatttttaactattaatattctaGCGAATTGATCtattgtaaaacataaaaatacatttatatctttTGGTttgaatactataatactaaaatacttacataaataaaatattacaattttaaaaataattttgaactacaggttaaaattacaaataagtaCGTCCAATATAAGAACCTATtgcattttcttaaattaatttaatcaagacaaataattacctaaaaatatatattatcttaaattgtatGTTCGTATAATTATGAACGTGCCACCAAGTATTTGGTAAATATTGGATAttcttataaaagtaaaaatgtaaattaatgacatttgttattactaattttttttacgatttaaaataagccaaggtttttatttttataatatctggTAAAAGATATCTGTCTTAAACgaattatctattaaatttgcactttattaaatgataaaaatgtttcttttcaCACTGTAAATTGATGACGAATATACAATCGATTTATAATGCCATGTTTCGTTTCATTCCTAATTTGTAAAAACTGTTATCTACTTCAATAACTACTGCAAAGATATTTTGAGGATTCAAGTATCCACGGTCATTTTATTGTATGGAACGTACTAATGGGTTGTAATGATGTTCATGTGTCAAgcgtaaatattaaatgtcgtatgcgataacttattattattacaaatttatagattattatttaacttgacCACAAAATCCCAAATATAGAATGTTTCcagtctatataattattacacaacaTCGTCGTCATTAAAATCATCAGTCgtagtatattgtaataatattaatataatagttcgTAATGTCCGTATACATCGTGCTTAAAATGAAGTCAAAATTCAtcgaatgtaatttttaaatgtcaaaaaaCACCAGTGTACGAGCACATAAagataatattcaaaacattcATTAAGAGAATAAGAACTTTGGTAAATGTTGTCATTCACCGGTAAATGAATGAATGATAAGATCCTTTCTTAATGTACGTATCTATGCTTCGacgcatagtaataataacatttctcAAAATCTCaaagaaattgtttttgttgtttcgACTGtacgttaattattaattagtcagTAAAAACttcttttatacataatatatatatatattattcatttagtgTACCTatttcaatttatgttttttactaaaacaaaaacacTTTTCTGATGGATGAAgacagataaatattattaagtgataataaaataatatcgatattgTGACGAACACTGaatccattttaatttttaatatttacgtcTTATTGTAGTACTTACACCTATTATACCGCATGCCTACTACATAGTCTTAGAACGAgaacaatgtaaaataaattctattaaatatttcatattacaatatagatGGTTATTATTCCTTATTCCTGAAAAATTTtagattgaaaataataaatcaaactaTTTTTGTGACATTTAACTTGGTTGAAATTGAATGCATATAagcttagaattatttttaaaaaatctatgcAAATAATTCTATTGTGCGTAGATGTGAAGttgttatttacttttatttaaatatcatcaaaatttgaatttcaagtatcaaaaaaacaaagttgaacatatacatttttaatattttaaaaatactaagaaaAGGGTGTAGGATGAACCCTgtgatttaagttatttttcaaaaattgttaaacgcttataaatattttattttgatttcattgtacctatatatttataaataatacatggaagttattcttaataaatatatgtcaaGTTTCTACAGttaacctttttttaaattgtataaaatcacaaaaattgtttgaatctcaaatgttgttaaaattagaaattcaaagcttataaacaatttttgtctgtattttcgatattttttaattgctgtaaatacaacatataaaaagcctaatattcaatttcaagttttttgacttcaaaaaaacattaactatCTATAAAATGGGTACcgctttaatatatatagtaggtatcgCCTGTTTAGAGAGTTACTTGCGATGAGTGTGTAAATTGGAATTTAACTATGTActtcgtattttatattgtaaacgaaaaacaattcaGCAGTGACAGTCTATTAACCTATAtcagtatatgtatatcataatatttcatgttttattcatgatattgttattaaatttattaattttactgtttataaCAACGtagattaaatacatttttatcaaaaaaatatcttttgaaaatgacattatgcatataaaatataataatatacgttaaagTTCTATTTtccatgaataatgtttttgaataataacaaaaataaatattctcattcatattttaattatgcaaTTTCAACTA includes:
- the LOC132927078 gene encoding myb-like protein F, with the protein product MEHQKKTQNVKAVPNNKNVDSILAENNNSLTKLPNYSDSRNETNTNKSNLLGANNERFNISSPQSSELENEVIDLTLSDDDSTEISPTTSNLLAADTQQLDVSSQSPFKLVFYDNELILPGDDLRTENNFFTSSLIFENYEDKSYLLLIPSSELVINDNGLILPVDDLKTENNPAISILKFVNYEGKSYILFESFSELETDDNELILPDDDVRTENNLNLSTLLLLNNQQLDVSPQTSPSIETDDNELILSDDDWRTENNSTTSSLFTNTEEDDISPQTSPSIETDDNELILSDDDWRTENNSTTSSLFTNTEEDDISPQTSPSIETDDNELILPDDDLRTENNPTTSALFANTEEVYISSQSSSILEIDHNQLVLSNDEYEWKCYIECTEFDKFKNIVININRDVSNTKTYEKLVLILGELLDHMANVNRKALFRWHNWSTVPNIKKLIKILLYNQKRLMPKPRLRYIEYPEYNNNFSEQHSLNTMVSDLNNESEHQEHSNNSSEQHSLNKMESDSNNEREHQEYSNNSSEQHSLNKMESDSNNEREHQEYSNNSSEQHSLNKMESDSNNEREHQEYSNNSSDQHSLNKTVSDSNNESEHQAYNNNSGKQHSLNTMVSDLNDRSEEPPKKKITILEYWKKKLAARQLATSVQELTVENESVSD